One segment of Streptomyces sp. NBC_00576 DNA contains the following:
- a CDS encoding SDR family oxidoreductase codes for MTVLIIGGSGFLGAELVRQAVAAGQETSATFASRPGRASGVTWHPLDTRDPERIASVIADVAPSVVVNASSGGADWAVTADGAIRVALAAAEQGCRLVHVSSDAVFSGVARVLYDENCLPDPVTPYGAAKAAAETAVRLLTPYAAVARTSLIIGHGRSEHERMVHALAAGTRDGVLFTDDIRCPVHVDDLAAALWEIALSDAAGVFHLAGPDALSRHDLGALIARREGIDGARLPAARRADTSLPGALDVRLDSSATQERLQTRLRGAREFLH; via the coding sequence ATGACGGTCCTGATCATCGGGGGCAGTGGCTTCCTGGGCGCCGAACTGGTCCGGCAGGCCGTCGCGGCCGGGCAGGAGACGTCCGCGACGTTCGCATCCCGGCCCGGCAGAGCCTCGGGTGTCACCTGGCATCCGCTCGACACCCGGGACCCTGAGCGCATCGCCAGCGTGATCGCCGACGTGGCCCCGTCGGTCGTGGTCAACGCGTCGAGCGGCGGTGCCGACTGGGCCGTCACCGCCGATGGCGCCATCCGCGTGGCGCTGGCCGCCGCCGAGCAGGGCTGCCGCCTGGTCCACGTCTCCAGCGACGCGGTGTTCTCTGGCGTGGCGCGCGTCCTGTACGACGAGAACTGCCTGCCCGACCCGGTCACCCCCTACGGCGCCGCGAAAGCCGCTGCCGAGACCGCGGTGCGTCTGCTGACGCCTTACGCCGCCGTCGCCCGGACTTCACTGATCATCGGACACGGCCGGTCCGAGCACGAGCGCATGGTGCACGCCTTGGCGGCCGGTACCCGCGACGGGGTCCTGTTCACCGACGACATCCGCTGCCCGGTACATGTCGACGACCTGGCCGCCGCCTTGTGGGAGATCGCACTGTCCGACGCGGCTGGGGTGTTCCACCTCGCGGGGCCGGACGCCCTCAGTCGCCACGACCTCGGTGCGCTGATCGCCCGGCGCGAAGGTATTGACGGCGCGCGGCTGCCCGCCGCGCGACGAGCCGACACCTCCCTGCCCGGGGCCCTCGATGTACGCCTCGACAGCAGCGCAACACAGGAGCGGCTGCAGACCAGGCTCCGCGGCGCCCGCGAGTTCCTTCACTGA
- a CDS encoding SGNH/GDSL hydrolase family protein has protein sequence MQTTPHATSLRCLARTLPALVTAVLVACLLSWAGSFPAQAAPGDGSVSDPNIVYVGRWDTSAGTAAVPSWTGAYLQTAFTGTTVKVKARDAVNLYASIDGGPDVFHPGVRGTVDLTPQPLSAGTHTLRISYRSGDTVFQGLVLDPGARTVAPNAPSRLVEFVGDSITAGALTDRLALDSYAWKTGEQLGARHTQIARSGYCLVAQSGCTGLSTQFFRTASTGSQNWDFSRYRADAVVINLGTNDIGHGVTGASFQSAYTKLLADLRATYPNAQLFAVQTLKKRYVTETRAAVTARTNAGDSRVHYVDTTGWLTDGTDYEDGNGHPDEAGHTKFANRLAPVIAARLGNPVSTLAAAPGQPGDPNIKFVGRWDTKTSANAYTPYWAGAYYRVGFTGRTVQLKQRGTIDFWARVDNGPVKFYDDVKGTVNLTPSPLSAGNHTLQVNYQVVAGSYRGDAVFQGLVLDSGATTFAPQAPGKLIEFVGDSITVGTTSSQNARTAYGWLIGERLGTEHTQIAQGGACLVAAADGCVGLERQFTKLNPNAATPDWDFSRYQANAVVINLGTNDVGHGVSSAQFQAAYTSLLRKARAAYPQAWIFALETFRGRYVPQTQAAVKAAVDGGDSRVSFVDTTGWLGSGDLTDSVHPNDQGHRVIADRLAPVIAARIGM, from the coding sequence GTGCAGACCACCCCCCACGCCACCTCCTTACGCTGCCTCGCCCGTACCCTCCCTGCGCTCGTCACGGCCGTTCTCGTCGCCTGCCTGCTGTCCTGGGCGGGGAGCTTTCCCGCCCAGGCCGCGCCAGGTGACGGCTCGGTCTCCGACCCCAACATCGTCTACGTCGGGCGCTGGGACACCAGCGCCGGCACGGCGGCGGTGCCCTCCTGGACCGGCGCCTATCTGCAGACCGCCTTCACCGGCACCACGGTAAAGGTCAAGGCGAGAGACGCCGTCAACCTGTACGCCAGCATCGACGGCGGCCCCGACGTCTTCCACCCCGGCGTGCGCGGCACGGTGGACCTCACTCCCCAGCCGTTGTCCGCCGGCACCCACACCCTGCGCATTTCGTACCGCTCCGGCGACACCGTCTTCCAGGGCCTGGTGCTGGACCCCGGTGCGCGCACGGTCGCGCCGAACGCCCCGTCCCGGCTCGTCGAGTTCGTCGGCGACTCCATCACCGCCGGCGCGCTCACGGACCGGCTCGCACTGGACTCGTACGCCTGGAAGACCGGCGAGCAACTGGGGGCGCGCCACACCCAGATCGCCCGGTCCGGCTACTGCCTCGTCGCCCAGTCCGGATGCACGGGCCTGAGCACGCAGTTCTTCAGGACGGCGAGCACGGGCAGCCAGAACTGGGACTTCTCCCGCTACCGGGCGGACGCCGTCGTCATCAACCTGGGGACCAATGACATCGGCCACGGAGTGACCGGCGCCTCCTTCCAGTCGGCCTACACCAAGCTCCTCGCCGACCTGCGCGCCACCTACCCGAACGCGCAGCTCTTCGCTGTGCAGACGCTCAAGAAGCGCTACGTCACCGAGACCAGGGCGGCCGTCACCGCCCGCACCAACGCCGGTGACAGCAGGGTGCACTACGTCGACACCACGGGCTGGCTGACCGACGGCACCGACTACGAGGACGGCAACGGGCATCCCGACGAGGCGGGCCACACCAAGTTCGCGAACCGCCTCGCCCCCGTCATCGCCGCCCGACTCGGCAACCCCGTGTCCACCCTGGCGGCCGCTCCCGGCCAACCCGGCGACCCGAACATCAAGTTCGTGGGCCGCTGGGACACCAAGACCTCCGCCAATGCCTACACCCCGTACTGGGCGGGCGCCTACTACAGGGTCGGCTTCACCGGCCGGACCGTCCAGCTCAAGCAGCGCGGGACGATCGACTTCTGGGCGAGGGTCGACAACGGCCCGGTGAAGTTCTACGACGACGTCAAGGGAACGGTGAACCTGACCCCCTCCCCGCTGTCCGCCGGCAACCACACCCTCCAGGTCAACTACCAGGTGGTCGCCGGTTCCTACCGGGGTGACGCCGTCTTCCAGGGACTGGTCCTCGACAGTGGCGCCACGACGTTCGCACCGCAGGCGCCCGGCAAGCTGATCGAGTTCGTCGGCGACTCGATCACGGTGGGGACGACGTCGTCGCAGAACGCCCGCACCGCGTACGGCTGGCTGATCGGGGAACGGCTCGGCACCGAGCACACCCAGATCGCCCAGGGCGGCGCCTGTCTGGTCGCCGCGGCGGACGGATGCGTCGGCCTGGAGCGGCAGTTCACCAAGCTCAACCCGAACGCGGCCACCCCCGACTGGGACTTCTCCCGCTACCAGGCGAACGCGGTCGTCATCAACCTCGGCACCAACGACGTGGGCCACGGAGTCAGTTCCGCGCAGTTCCAGGCGGCGTACACCAGCCTGCTGCGCAAGGCCCGCGCCGCGTACCCACAGGCGTGGATCTTCGCATTGGAGACCTTCCGCGGCCGGTACGTCCCGCAGACCCAGGCGGCGGTCAAGGCGGCCGTCGACGGCGGCGACTCCCGGGTCTCCTTCGTCGACACCACCGGCTGGCTGGGTTCGGGCGACCTGACGGACTCGGTCCACCCCAACGACCAGGGGCATCGCGTCATCGCGGACCGGCTGGCACCGGTCATCGCGGCACGGATCGGTATGTGA
- a CDS encoding WD40/YVTN/BNR-like repeat-containing protein codes for MNLSHPPTGVRAAVLAACALLLVAGRADAASPAHPHDHLRSGPVDPARTTAVTALTAQDDDDGDGTDRDDPTAGFAQQARMKTAPGASIGPGALTNAYAQAGKLPTVPTRWSEVTNVPLQQEDKEYADPVASNFGSGFGLVSGRVSSLAVDGHTVYEGAADGGLWRSDDEGRHWKPLSDQQQTLAMGALAVNPADHSLWIGTGEPSNSGDSYTGLGIYRSTDRGSTWKQVGRRIDGSIVPRITFDGRGNVYAATNEGVLRRAADDITADWTVALAPGDPDTSWSSAATDVAVRPGTGGRQVTAVIARQFVAAGDANGVYESDDSGKPGTWRKVTVTGDLADVTPGRSTLSYSADGRELFALVGDATNGSSDGDVFRSATGDAAGPWTTVADEDVLKASGAQNSDAAGAAWYNQYVAVDPADPDHVYAGFSEVFESWDAGKTWATIGPYWNYGLKCYTDGLIAGGCPMTTHADQHAIAFGPGHRVYFGNDGGVYERSATLRPDPELPSKGWTNLNQDLRTLQYYDAAYGTDPATGALSTWGGTQDNGNVLSLPGARELYQPSGGDGGFVLVDPADADRAVNEYVDLDMELTTNGGRSDGTTPSFTGISPACDWNADLKGCDPGPEFIAPYTSDTADVNHWVAGGRYVWDNAGKGWDTRCTADSCDWTAVHDTGENHSVTALGVNGPVTYAGWEDWSGEQYASGIDTDAGGTWHRLTAPLPNRYVTSLTVDPHDARHVWATYGGFTRSYVSGAGEGHVFESTDGGTTWTDRTGDLPDAPAGALALWHGHVVVGTDVGVFAAAPTATGSYTWYRLGGALPHAGIVSLDVSPDGGHLLVATHGRGLWSAQAPL; via the coding sequence ATGAACCTGAGCCACCCCCCAACGGGCGTACGGGCGGCCGTCCTTGCCGCCTGCGCCCTGCTCCTGGTCGCGGGCCGCGCCGATGCCGCCTCGCCCGCCCACCCCCACGACCACCTCAGATCGGGCCCGGTCGACCCTGCGAGGACCACCGCGGTCACCGCCCTGACCGCCCAGGACGACGACGACGGTGACGGCACCGACCGCGACGACCCGACGGCCGGGTTCGCCCAGCAGGCCCGCATGAAGACGGCCCCTGGCGCCTCGATCGGACCCGGCGCGCTGACCAACGCCTACGCGCAGGCAGGGAAACTGCCGACCGTGCCGACCCGGTGGTCGGAGGTCACGAACGTCCCCCTCCAGCAGGAGGACAAGGAGTACGCCGACCCCGTCGCCTCGAACTTCGGTTCCGGTTTCGGCCTCGTCAGTGGTCGGGTCTCCTCGCTCGCCGTCGACGGGCACACCGTGTACGAGGGCGCCGCCGACGGCGGCCTGTGGCGCTCGGACGACGAGGGGCGACACTGGAAGCCCCTGTCCGACCAGCAGCAGACCCTCGCCATGGGCGCCCTGGCCGTGAACCCCGCCGACCACTCCCTGTGGATAGGCACCGGCGAGCCCAGCAACTCCGGCGACTCCTACACCGGTCTCGGCATCTACCGCTCCACCGACCGGGGCAGCACCTGGAAGCAGGTGGGCAGGCGGATCGACGGCAGCATCGTCCCCCGCATCACCTTCGACGGCCGGGGGAACGTCTACGCGGCCACCAACGAGGGCGTCCTGCGCCGCGCCGCCGACGACATCACCGCCGACTGGACGGTCGCCCTCGCCCCCGGCGACCCGGACACCAGCTGGTCCTCGGCCGCCACCGACGTCGCCGTACGCCCTGGGACCGGTGGACGGCAGGTGACCGCCGTGATCGCGCGTCAGTTCGTCGCCGCGGGCGACGCGAACGGCGTCTACGAGTCCGACGACTCCGGAAAACCCGGCACCTGGCGCAAGGTCACGGTGACCGGCGACCTGGCAGACGTCACCCCGGGACGGTCGACCCTGTCGTACTCGGCCGACGGCCGTGAACTCTTCGCACTCGTAGGCGACGCCACGAACGGCAGCAGCGACGGCGACGTCTTCCGTTCGGCCACCGGTGACGCGGCCGGGCCCTGGACGACGGTCGCCGACGAGGACGTCCTCAAGGCATCGGGCGCGCAGAACAGCGACGCGGCCGGCGCCGCCTGGTACAACCAGTACGTCGCCGTGGACCCCGCCGACCCCGACCACGTATACGCGGGCTTCTCCGAGGTGTTCGAGAGCTGGGACGCCGGGAAGACCTGGGCGACCATAGGCCCGTACTGGAACTACGGCCTGAAGTGCTACACCGACGGTCTGATAGCGGGCGGTTGCCCGATGACCACCCACGCCGACCAGCACGCCATCGCCTTCGGCCCCGGCCACCGCGTCTACTTCGGCAACGACGGCGGCGTCTACGAGCGCTCGGCGACCCTGCGTCCGGACCCCGAGCTGCCCTCGAAGGGCTGGACCAACCTCAACCAGGACCTGCGCACCCTCCAGTACTACGACGCCGCCTACGGGACCGACCCGGCGACCGGCGCTCTGTCCACCTGGGGCGGCACCCAGGACAACGGCAACGTGCTGAGCCTGCCCGGCGCCCGGGAGCTGTACCAGCCCTCGGGGGGCGACGGCGGTTTCGTCCTCGTCGACCCGGCCGACGCCGACCGCGCCGTCAACGAGTACGTCGACCTGGACATGGAGCTGACCACCAACGGCGGCCGCTCCGACGGCACCACGCCTTCCTTCACCGGCATCTCCCCAGCCTGCGACTGGAACGCCGACCTCAAGGGCTGCGACCCGGGCCCCGAGTTCATCGCCCCCTACACCTCCGACACTGCCGACGTGAACCACTGGGTCGCGGGCGGCCGTTACGTGTGGGACAACGCCGGCAAGGGCTGGGACACCCGCTGCACCGCCGACTCCTGTGACTGGACCGCCGTGCACGACACCGGCGAGAACCACTCCGTCACCGCCCTCGGCGTGAATGGCCCCGTGACGTACGCGGGCTGGGAGGACTGGAGCGGCGAGCAGTACGCCAGCGGCATCGACACCGACGCGGGCGGCACCTGGCACCGGCTCACCGCGCCGCTGCCGAACCGGTACGTCACCTCGCTCACCGTCGACCCGCACGACGCCCGCCATGTCTGGGCCACCTACGGCGGTTTCACCCGCTCCTACGTCTCCGGCGCGGGCGAGGGCCACGTCTTCGAGAGCACCGACGGCGGCACCACCTGGACCGACCGCACCGGCGACCTGCCGGACGCGCCGGCCGGGGCGCTCGCCCTGTGGCACGGCCACGTGGTCGTCGGCACGGACGTCGGCGTCTTCGCCGCCGCGCCCACCGCGACCGGCTCGTACACCTGGTACCGCCTCGGCGGCGCACTGCCCCACGCCGGAATCGTCTCCCTGGACGTCTCACCCGACGGCGGACACCTCCTGGTGGCGACACACGGACGCGGACTCTGGTCCGCGCAGGCACCGCTGTAA
- a CDS encoding cadmium resistance transporter, whose translation MNLGIVGQAAGLFAVTNIDDILVLSLFFAQGARHPRSARRIVLGQYLGFVAILAVAVAAAFGATFLPESAIPYLGLLPLALGLKAAWQAWKHRDDEVDEQQTTEGGGPKALEVAAVTFANGGDNIGVYVPVFATAGVGGMSVYLIVFLVLVAVWCFAGRYFATRPLIAKALSRWGHLLLPLVLIAIGLLILIEGGAFGL comes from the coding sequence GTGAACCTGGGCATCGTCGGGCAGGCGGCCGGGCTGTTCGCCGTCACCAACATCGACGACATCCTGGTCCTGTCCCTGTTCTTCGCCCAGGGCGCCCGGCACCCCAGGTCCGCCCGCCGGATCGTCCTCGGCCAGTACCTCGGCTTCGTCGCCATCCTCGCTGTCGCTGTCGCCGCCGCTTTCGGCGCCACCTTCCTGCCGGAATCAGCCATCCCCTACCTCGGGCTGCTGCCCCTCGCCCTTGGGCTGAAGGCGGCCTGGCAGGCGTGGAAGCACCGCGACGACGAAGTCGACGAGCAGCAGACGACCGAGGGCGGGGGCCCGAAGGCCCTCGAGGTCGCCGCCGTCACCTTCGCCAACGGCGGCGACAACATCGGCGTCTACGTTCCGGTCTTCGCCACTGCCGGCGTGGGCGGCATGAGCGTGTACTTGATCGTCTTCCTGGTCCTGGTGGCCGTGTGGTGCTTCGCGGGCCGGTACTTCGCCACTCGTCCCCTGATCGCCAAGGCGCTCAGCCGGTGGGGCCACCTCCTGCTCCCACTGGTCCTGATCGCCATCGGTCTGCTCATCCTCATCGAGGGAGGCGCCTTCGGCTTGTAG
- a CDS encoding transposase, translated as MLLPRYRYPSDTSDVEWALLKALLPTPACQSPKGGAPEKWPRRRVVDAIRYITDNGAKWRALPADFGIP; from the coding sequence ATGCTGCTGCCCCGCTACCGCTATCCCTCCGACACCAGCGATGTTGAATGGGCGCTGCTCAAGGCGCTCCTCCCGACTCCCGCCTGCCAGAGCCCGAAGGGCGGGGCCCCGGAGAAGTGGCCCCGGCGCCGCGTGGTCGACGCCATCCGCTACATCACCGACAACGGAGCGAAGTGGCGCGCGCTGCCCGCCGACTTCGGCATTCCATAG
- a CDS encoding DUF6192 family protein — MTRERYDELVKLGRDWVSTMSSAQWRLGDAAVEIEPMRSYGGANPSGKDDLFTVSEALRMFAEDVGLAYTTVRSYRWVSSRWAKERRRADVSHTIHKILASIPDEQERFEAVTNPPPSPRGGQARWTHDSAKRVVGWKVDSPESVQEKVEAIHDLATDDAVAAVVTTDFLRRPAVADKAMADDTARHAVNEAQFDRFRQQAQFAHQEAAPQLQRMEHSAQFMDLVGACAQFVATAGRIVPSLRGEHYDDAERDTIGRGLARVRAAADWIENAVTRGEVDLDEQLQKLLKGSGE; from the coding sequence GTGACCCGGGAACGCTACGACGAGCTGGTCAAGCTGGGCCGGGACTGGGTCTCCACGATGAGCAGTGCCCAGTGGCGGCTCGGGGACGCGGCTGTGGAAATCGAGCCGATGCGTTCGTATGGGGGTGCGAATCCGTCCGGGAAGGACGACCTGTTCACGGTCAGCGAGGCTCTCCGCATGTTCGCCGAAGACGTGGGACTGGCCTACACGACGGTCCGCAGCTACCGGTGGGTGTCCTCGCGCTGGGCGAAGGAGCGCCGGCGGGCGGACGTCTCGCACACGATCCACAAGATCCTGGCCAGCATCCCCGATGAGCAGGAGCGTTTCGAGGCGGTCACCAACCCCCCTCCCAGCCCCCGCGGCGGACAGGCACGGTGGACGCACGACAGCGCGAAGCGGGTCGTGGGCTGGAAGGTCGACTCCCCGGAGAGCGTCCAGGAGAAGGTCGAAGCGATCCACGACCTGGCCACCGACGACGCGGTCGCGGCCGTGGTGACCACCGACTTCCTGCGCCGTCCCGCGGTCGCCGACAAGGCCATGGCCGACGACACCGCCCGGCACGCGGTCAACGAAGCCCAGTTCGACCGGTTCCGCCAGCAGGCCCAGTTCGCACACCAGGAGGCAGCCCCGCAACTGCAGCGCATGGAGCACAGCGCCCAGTTCATGGACCTGGTCGGGGCCTGCGCGCAGTTCGTGGCCACGGCCGGGAGGATCGTTCCCAGCCTGCGCGGCGAGCACTACGACGACGCCGAACGAGACACCATCGGCCGGGGCCTTGCCCGGGTGCGCGCCGCGGCCGACTGGATCGAGAACGCCGTCACCCGCGGAGAGGTCGACCTGGACGAGCAGCTTCAGAAGCTGCTGAAGGGCTCGGGTGAGTAG
- a CDS encoding DUF4259 domain-containing protein, translated as MGDWGTGNFDSDTAADHLSILTDRLITEVADAMAGDPFEIEPDEYWGIAVPANLELLSLLARQGYVGASLPEAEVVAGWKKTFMAVWEGRIDALTPSSGYKDERRAVLIRTFDELAELRRKEDSD; from the coding sequence ATGGGCGACTGGGGAACCGGCAACTTCGACAGCGACACGGCCGCAGACCACCTGTCGATCCTCACGGACCGGCTCATCACCGAGGTGGCGGACGCGATGGCCGGCGACCCGTTCGAGATCGAGCCCGACGAGTACTGGGGAATTGCGGTGCCGGCCAACCTGGAGCTGCTGAGCCTTCTGGCGCGGCAGGGGTACGTGGGGGCGTCGCTGCCCGAGGCCGAGGTGGTCGCGGGGTGGAAGAAGACGTTCATGGCGGTATGGGAGGGCCGCATCGACGCCTTGACGCCCTCATCGGGTTACAAGGACGAGCGACGCGCAGTCCTGATCCGTACTTTCGACGAGCTGGCCGAGCTCAGGAGGAAGGAGGACTCGGACTGA
- a CDS encoding NF041680 family putative transposase: MTLLQPGARREAFAVASHFRDDFFDCLTVRGDALFELTDALLCADGPVTTPVDLTLTAEHRRGHGAMYDALNSGNVDVPRLRQVLAGLPQPEAADGRLVLAVDVTHWLRPDAPTSPDRLFCHVYGRSGRSSDQFVPGWLYSFVAALESGRTSWCQILDALRLGPTDDVAEVTAAQVRRVVEDLIDMGRWKAGDRDILIVFDAGYDAPRMAYLLEGLPVEVLGRMRTDRVMRKPVPVPWISPPQGGRPPKHGKELRFAQPDTWGEPDAATTQVTDRYGTARAMAWDRIHPRLTTRSAWIDHTSELPVIEGTLIRLEVDRLPGGHDPLPVWLWSSATGLSSEDVDLRWQVFLRRFDLEHTFRMIKQTLGWTRPRLRTPEAADRWTWLVVAAHAQLRLARPLAADLRRPWEKPAEPGRLTPARVRRGFRNLRPNLPCPARAPKPSRPGPGRPLGSKNRHPATRYDVGKTVRRPETIAERDQARP; encoded by the coding sequence ATGACTCTGCTACAACCTGGCGCCAGGCGGGAAGCGTTCGCGGTGGCGTCACACTTCCGGGACGATTTCTTCGACTGCCTGACCGTGCGTGGGGACGCACTGTTCGAGCTGACTGACGCGTTGCTGTGCGCGGACGGGCCGGTGACCACGCCGGTGGATCTCACGCTGACGGCTGAGCATCGGCGCGGGCACGGCGCGATGTACGACGCGCTGAACAGCGGGAATGTCGATGTGCCGCGGCTGCGGCAGGTGCTGGCCGGACTGCCGCAGCCCGAGGCCGCCGATGGGCGCCTGGTCCTGGCGGTGGACGTCACCCACTGGCTCCGGCCGGACGCGCCGACCAGCCCGGACCGCTTGTTCTGCCATGTCTACGGCCGCAGTGGTCGGTCCTCGGACCAGTTCGTGCCGGGCTGGCTCTACTCGTTCGTCGCTGCGCTGGAATCAGGCCGCACCTCCTGGTGCCAGATCCTGGACGCGCTGCGGCTTGGCCCAACCGACGACGTCGCCGAGGTCACCGCCGCCCAGGTCCGCCGTGTGGTCGAGGACCTCATCGACATGGGCCGCTGGAAGGCGGGCGACCGCGACATCCTGATCGTCTTCGATGCCGGCTACGACGCTCCGCGCATGGCCTATCTGTTGGAAGGACTGCCGGTGGAGGTCCTCGGGCGGATGCGCACGGACCGCGTGATGCGCAAGCCCGTCCCGGTGCCGTGGATCTCACCGCCACAGGGCGGGCGCCCGCCGAAGCACGGCAAGGAGCTCCGCTTCGCCCAGCCCGACACCTGGGGCGAGCCAGATGCCGCAACGACGCAGGTCACCGACCGCTATGGCACCGCTCGCGCGATGGCCTGGGACCGCATCCATCCTCGTCTGACCACTCGCTCCGCATGGATCGACCACACCAGTGAACTCCCCGTTATCGAGGGCACGTTGATCCGCCTGGAGGTCGACCGCCTGCCCGGCGGCCACGATCCGCTCCCTGTCTGGCTGTGGTCGTCGGCCACCGGCCTGTCGAGCGAGGACGTCGACCTGCGCTGGCAGGTGTTCCTGCGCAGATTCGATCTTGAACACACTTTTCGGATGATCAAGCAGACGCTCGGCTGGACCCGCCCGAGGCTCCGCACCCCCGAGGCAGCAGACCGGTGGACCTGGCTGGTCGTCGCCGCCCACGCCCAACTCCGCCTCGCCCGGCCGCTGGCCGCGGACCTCCGCCGCCCCTGGGAGAAGCCGGCCGAGCCCGGCCGGCTCACCCCCGCGCGGGTCCGCCGGGGGTTCAGGAACCTCCGCCCCAACTTGCCCTGCCCGGCCCGCGCACCGAAACCCAGCCGGCCCGGCCCCGGCAGGCCGCTCGGCTCGAAGAACCGGCATCCCGCCACCCGTTACGACGTGGGCAAAACGGTCAGGCGGCCCGAGACCATCGCCGAACGTGACCAGGCCAGACCTTAA
- a CDS encoding orotate phosphoribosyltransferase yields MASGGPWHGFRGGSRCPGGDGRLEDWTPVTHSDLARRIHAASHLTGRFTLRSGRTATEYFDKYRFEGDPILLDEIARQMVPLVPSGTEVLAGLEMGGIPVVTALGRHTGLPCAFVRKQAKPYGTCRLAEGAEVEGRRVLVVEDVVTSDGQIVLSTADLRGLGAQVFEALCVIDREQGGADALAAEGIGLLSLLTAGDLRAAAT; encoded by the coding sequence ATGGCGAGCGGCGGTCCATGGCATGGGTTTCGTGGAGGGAGCCGGTGTCCTGGCGGGGACGGGCGGCTGGAAGACTGGACGCCTGTGACACATTCTGATCTTGCTCGCCGTATCCATGCTGCCTCTCATCTGACGGGGCGTTTCACGCTTCGGTCCGGACGCACTGCCACGGAGTACTTCGACAAGTACCGGTTCGAGGGCGACCCGATCCTGCTGGATGAAATCGCCCGGCAGATGGTTCCGCTGGTGCCCTCTGGCACCGAGGTCCTGGCCGGTCTGGAGATGGGCGGCATCCCGGTGGTGACCGCGCTCGGCCGGCATACGGGTCTGCCCTGCGCGTTCGTGCGCAAGCAGGCCAAGCCGTATGGCACCTGCCGTCTCGCCGAAGGCGCCGAGGTCGAGGGCCGTCGGGTGCTGGTTGTAGAGGATGTGGTCACCAGCGACGGACAGATCGTGCTGTCGACCGCGGACCTGCGTGGTCTGGGGGCCCAGGTTTTTGAGGCTCTGTGCGTGATTGACCGTGAGCAAGGCGGCGCCGATGCCCTCGCGGCCGAGGGCATCGGGCTGTTGTCGCTGCTGACGGCCGGAGATCTGCGGGCTGCTGCCACCTGA